From the Leptolyngbya sp. O-77 genome, one window contains:
- a CDS encoding TerC family protein, whose amino-acid sequence MLDRLLDLSPNLGVDTFLLLTVLVALETLLSADNAIALAAIAQGLDGKKMQRDALNFGLVVAFVFRVILILTATWVIRFWQFELAGALYLLWLVFKYFTSDETEDGEHHHHGPRFTSLWQAIPIIAVTDLAFSLDSVTTAIALSQEVWLVLTGGLIGIITLRLLAGLFIRWLDEYMHLEDAGYITVGLVGLRLLIKVFNDSLVPPQWVMILVIALLFAWGFSERKPEAIAAEAGSAPRVEAHTPPDVPPLEVPSAAKPEADEREAQEISVD is encoded by the coding sequence ATGCTAGATAGATTGCTCGACTTGTCTCCCAACTTGGGCGTAGACACGTTCCTTCTGCTGACGGTGCTAGTCGCGCTTGAAACGCTGCTATCAGCCGACAATGCGATCGCGCTGGCAGCCATCGCCCAAGGGCTAGACGGCAAAAAAATGCAGCGAGACGCGCTGAATTTTGGGCTGGTTGTGGCGTTTGTTTTCCGCGTCATTCTAATCCTCACAGCAACCTGGGTGATCCGGTTTTGGCAGTTTGAGCTGGCGGGTGCGCTCTATTTGCTCTGGCTCGTGTTCAAGTATTTCACCTCCGATGAAACAGAGGACGGCGAACACCATCACCACGGGCCGCGTTTCACATCACTCTGGCAGGCAATTCCGATCATCGCTGTGACCGATCTGGCGTTTTCGCTGGATAGCGTCACTACGGCGATCGCCCTGTCTCAAGAAGTGTGGCTGGTGCTGACGGGTGGGCTGATCGGCATCATCACGCTGCGACTGCTGGCGGGGCTGTTTATCCGCTGGCTGGATGAATATATGCATTTAGAAGACGCAGGCTACATTACCGTGGGGCTGGTGGGGCTGCGCCTGCTGATTAAGGTGTTTAACGATAGCCTGGTGCCGCCGCAGTGGGTCATGATTTTGGTGATTGCGCTGCTGTTTGCCTGGGGCTTTTCGGAGCGCAAACCAGAGGCGATCGCCGCTGAGGCTGGCTCTGCGCCCCGTGTCGAAGCCCATACTCCACCCGATGTGCCTCCGCTCGAAGTTCCTTCTGCGGCCAAGCCAGAAGCTGATGAGCGCGAGGCGCAAGAGATTTCTGTCGATTGA
- a CDS encoding ISKra4 family transposase (programmed frameshift): MDAEKKAQIQAHARALAALLYEETDPEQVKTLAGIEAAVRGHLLEHVSPEIGGFFIATSSGTTSGRKRRIESILGQLQVSEKQAQILEVKAYTRWSPYLERCCLLVSANESYERAAEDIEVLTGIKVSHSTQQRLVHRQIFELPQVEETVEEMSIDGGKVRLRTPEGEPSEWRDYKAVNLHESCVAAFFQDNEQLVNWVNVQSLSDPLTCIGDGHDGIWNVYTQIGNQTQRREILDWYHLVENLGKVGGSVQRLDAVETCLWQGDVEGAIAQFEDWQHERVTNFVSYLNKHRQRIVNYGYYQAEGVSIGSGAIESTVKQLGRRIKISGAQWDKDNVPQVLKQRCAYLNGQFST, from the exons ATGGACGCTGAGAAAAAAGCCCAAATCCAAGCCCATGCTCGTGCCCTTGCCGCTCTGCTATACGAGGAAACTGACCCAGAGCAAGTGAAAACGTTGGCAGGGATTGAGGCGGCAGTGCGAGGACATCTGCTCGAACATGTCAGCCCAGAGATCGGGG GATTTTTTATTGCAACAAGTAGCGGCACGACAAGTGGACGAAAGCGTCGCATCGAGAGCATCCTTGGACAACTGCAAGTGAGTGAGAAACAAGCTCAAATTCTGGAGGTGAAAGCGTACACACGATGGAGTCCTTACCTGGAGCGGTGTTGTTTGTTGGTGAGTGCCAATGAATCGTATGAGCGGGCGGCAGAAGACATTGAAGTGTTGACTGGGATAAAGGTTTCTCACAGTACTCAACAGCGATTAGTGCATCGTCAAATCTTTGAGTTACCGCAAGTGGAAGAAACGGTTGAGGAGATGAGTATCGATGGAGGTAAAGTGCGATTGCGAACACCCGAAGGAGAACCGAGTGAATGGCGAGATTACAAGGCAGTGAATCTGCACGAGTCCTGTGTTGCTGCCTTCTTTCAAGACAATGAGCAGTTGGTCAACTGGGTCAATGTTCAGTCTTTATCTGACCCATTGACTTGTATTGGAGATGGGCATGATGGGATCTGGAATGTCTACACCCAGATTGGCAACCAGACCCAAAGACGGGAGATTTTGGACTGGTATCACTTGGTTGAGAATTTGGGCAAAGTGGGTGGTTCTGTGCAACGTTTAGATGCCGTGGAAACCTGTTTGTGGCAAGGCGATGTCGAGGGCGCAATTGCACAGTTTGAGGATTGGCAACACGAGCGGGTTACGAATTTCGTTAGCTACCTTAACAAGCATCGACAGCGGATTGTCAATTATGGCTACTATCAAGCTGAAGGAGTCTCCATTGGTTCCGGGGCAATTGAATCGACCGTTAAACAACTTGGGCGGCGAATCAAGATATCGGGGGCGCAGTGGGACAAAGATAACGTTCCGCAGGTGCTGAAGCAACGTTGTGCCTACCTCAATGGGCAATTCTCAACATGA
- a CDS encoding TldD/PmbA family protein, whose protein sequence is MISDLQHLLSTLDLDADWIGLRAVRETAASCYIRDGLPEGNAKSLNQGVMVEVMAQGQIGYGAVNSFQPEQIRAAAKTAYQQAIAASRWSIYPATPAIRPKVVGQYASPFQKPLNALSPAEINDLLVRLCKTLKVSEQIVQTLAAAHHETVDSWFVSSNGSEVYQQFSLIETHYGAIAQDGPIVQQRSNNGHLAHCYQGGWELFLDDQLWSRAQQIGQQTVELLTAEECPTTRTTLVLAPDQMMLQIHESVGHPLELDRILGDERNYAGGSFVKPSDFGRLSYGSRLMNITFNPTVSHEFASYRFDDTGAPASREYLIREGVLQRGLGSLESQARLGVPGVSCARASSWNRPPIDRMANLNLEPGEESPAAIIADIEEGVYMEANRSWSIDDQRYKFQFGCEYAKRIENGKLTKTLRNPNYRGTTLDFWHRLSRIGNSETWEIYGTPYCGKGEPNQAIRVGHGSPLCAFKEVEVFGGG, encoded by the coding sequence ATGATTTCTGACCTGCAACATCTGCTCTCTACCCTAGATTTGGACGCAGACTGGATTGGCCTCCGGGCAGTCAGGGAAACCGCTGCCAGTTGCTATATCCGCGATGGACTGCCAGAGGGCAATGCCAAGTCGCTGAATCAGGGCGTGATGGTGGAGGTGATGGCGCAGGGGCAGATTGGCTATGGAGCAGTCAATTCCTTTCAGCCGGAACAGATCCGCGCTGCAGCTAAAACTGCCTATCAGCAGGCGATCGCCGCCAGCCGCTGGAGCATTTATCCCGCTACGCCCGCTATTCGCCCCAAAGTGGTTGGGCAATATGCGTCGCCGTTCCAAAAGCCACTAAATGCCCTCTCGCCAGCAGAAATCAATGATCTCCTCGTGCGCCTTTGCAAGACGCTGAAAGTCTCGGAGCAAATTGTGCAGACGCTTGCCGCCGCTCATCATGAGACCGTGGATTCTTGGTTTGTCAGTAGCAACGGATCAGAAGTCTATCAGCAGTTTTCGCTAATAGAAACACACTATGGGGCGATCGCCCAGGACGGGCCCATTGTGCAACAGCGCAGCAACAATGGCCACTTGGCGCACTGTTATCAAGGAGGATGGGAGCTATTTCTAGATGACCAGCTTTGGAGCCGCGCCCAGCAGATTGGCCAGCAAACGGTCGAACTGCTGACGGCCGAAGAATGCCCCACCACCCGCACCACCCTCGTCCTCGCTCCCGACCAGATGATGCTGCAAATTCACGAAAGCGTTGGTCATCCGCTAGAGCTAGACCGCATTCTGGGGGATGAGCGCAACTACGCGGGCGGCAGCTTCGTGAAGCCGTCGGACTTTGGCCGCCTCTCCTATGGCTCTCGGTTGATGAACATCACCTTCAACCCCACCGTCTCCCATGAATTTGCCAGCTACCGATTTGACGACACAGGGGCACCCGCCAGTCGGGAATATCTGATTCGCGAGGGCGTGTTGCAGCGGGGGCTGGGTAGCCTGGAAAGTCAGGCGCGACTGGGGGTTCCGGGGGTGTCTTGTGCCCGCGCCTCGTCCTGGAACCGCCCACCCATCGACCGCATGGCGAATTTGAACCTGGAGCCAGGAGAAGAGTCGCCCGCCGCCATCATTGCTGACATTGAAGAGGGCGTGTATATGGAGGCAAACCGCTCCTGGTCCATCGACGATCAGCGCTACAAGTTTCAGTTTGGCTGCGAATATGCCAAGCGCATTGAAAACGGCAAGCTGACCAAAACGCTGCGAAATCCTAACTATCGCGGCACAACGCTTGACTTCTGGCATCGGCTGAGCCGCATTGGCAATTCAGAAACCTGGGAAATCTACGGCACGCCCTACTGCGGCAAAGGAGAACCCAACCAGGCAATTCGCGTAGGGCATGGCTCTCCACTGTGTGCCTTTAAGGAAGTTGAAGTGTTTGGCGGCGGCTGA
- a CDS encoding cyclic nucleotide-binding domain-containing protein: protein MALVAFVSETAIWDWRLSRKQPMQKVLCILGELSDRDIDWLVQVGRKQPVPAGSVLISEGHPVDTLYILLDGTLVVSISALDGRQIARLSSGEVVGEMSFIDARPPSATVQTLEDSTVLAIPRAQLADKLQQDEGFGCRFYRALAILLSQRLRGTVKQLGDEGAKPTANGHISHEEGAAIAQLRFERLLNQLQVQSAGPA, encoded by the coding sequence GTGGCTCTGGTAGCTTTTGTGTCAGAAACTGCGATTTGGGATTGGAGATTATCAAGGAAGCAGCCCATGCAAAAGGTTCTGTGTATTCTGGGTGAGTTGAGCGATCGCGATATTGACTGGCTCGTGCAGGTCGGTCGCAAGCAGCCGGTGCCCGCGGGCAGCGTCCTGATTTCCGAGGGGCATCCGGTAGACACGCTCTATATCTTGTTGGATGGGACGCTAGTGGTGTCGATTTCGGCGCTGGACGGCCGACAGATCGCGCGCCTATCGAGTGGCGAGGTGGTAGGAGAAATGTCGTTTATCGATGCTCGTCCGCCTTCGGCAACGGTGCAAACGCTTGAAGATTCTACGGTGCTGGCGATTCCTCGCGCCCAGCTTGCCGACAAGCTCCAGCAAGATGAAGGCTTTGGCTGCCGCTTTTATCGAGCGCTGGCGATTTTGCTGTCGCAGCGACTGCGGGGCACGGTGAAGCAGCTGGGCGACGAGGGCGCAAAACCTACCGCCAATGGTCATATTTCCCATGAAGAAGGGGCGGCGATCGCCCAACTGCGGTTCGAGCGCCTGCTCAATCAGCTTCAGGTTCAGTCAGCGGGGCCGGCCTAA
- a CDS encoding SirB1 family protein, translated as MDFPPARQRFYQEIHQPDEAIDLARAALYIAQEEYPLLDPEEYLNALDVMATEVEERLPPERYPLRIVQTLNRYLYQDLGFAGNAAQYYDPRNSYLNDVIERRRGIPITLSLVYLEVAKRIGFPIAGVGMPGHFLIRPTVADMDILIDPFHQGAVMFAEDCQERLSQVYGRPVELRPEFLQPVSNRQFLARMLTNLKMIYLNQEDLPRSLSMVERILMLFPDAPQEQRDRGILYYHLGRWPEASLDLEAYLDQVPTARDAELIRNLMAQISGS; from the coding sequence ATGGATTTCCCGCCAGCACGACAGCGGTTCTATCAGGAGATTCACCAGCCCGATGAAGCCATCGACTTGGCGCGGGCTGCGCTGTATATCGCGCAGGAAGAATATCCCCTGCTCGACCCGGAAGAGTATCTCAACGCGCTGGACGTGATGGCAACAGAAGTTGAAGAGCGCTTGCCACCCGAACGCTATCCGCTGCGGATTGTTCAAACGCTGAACCGCTATCTCTATCAAGATCTGGGCTTTGCGGGCAATGCCGCCCAATATTACGACCCGCGCAACAGCTACCTGAATGACGTGATCGAGCGGCGACGGGGCATTCCGATTACGCTGTCGCTGGTGTATCTGGAAGTTGCAAAACGAATTGGCTTTCCGATAGCGGGTGTGGGGATGCCCGGCCACTTCCTGATTCGCCCGACCGTGGCCGATATGGATATATTGATCGACCCATTTCATCAGGGTGCGGTGATGTTTGCTGAGGACTGTCAGGAGCGGCTGAGCCAGGTGTATGGGCGGCCTGTGGAACTGCGCCCAGAGTTTTTGCAGCCAGTCAGCAATCGTCAGTTTTTGGCGCGGATGCTGACCAATCTGAAGATGATTTATTTGAACCAGGAAGATTTGCCGCGATCGCTCTCAATGGTCGAGCGCATCCTGATGCTGTTTCCCGATGCGCCCCAAGAACAGCGCGATCGCGGCATTTTGTATTATCACCTGGGTCGCTGGCCGGAGGCATCGCTGGATCTAGAAGCCTATCTTGACCAAGTTCCCACCGCTAGAGATGCCGAGTTGATTCGTAATCTGATGGCGCAAATAAGCGGCTCTTAG
- a CDS encoding cyclic nucleotide-binding domain-containing protein, which yields MKKALYLLAAISDRDFEWLLQAGKRQGVPKSSVLISEGQPIDALYVVLSGRFVVSVASPEGDRPIAVLSSGEVLGEISFIDSRPPTATVRAVENSVVWSIPRMQLTAKLSQDVAFSSNFYRALAAFLSDRLRTTVSRLGYGGDSPNVPDDESPDHHNPQVFDNLDLAKARLEWLVTH from the coding sequence ATGAAAAAGGCGTTATATCTGCTGGCGGCGATTAGCGATCGCGATTTTGAGTGGCTGTTGCAGGCAGGCAAGCGACAGGGCGTGCCTAAAAGTTCAGTGCTAATTTCTGAAGGACAGCCAATCGATGCGCTGTATGTGGTGCTGAGCGGGCGATTTGTGGTGTCGGTGGCTTCGCCAGAGGGCGATCGCCCCATTGCTGTGCTGTCCTCTGGCGAGGTGTTAGGGGAAATTTCCTTTATCGACTCGCGCCCGCCCACGGCGACGGTGAGGGCGGTGGAGAATTCGGTGGTCTGGTCCATTCCCCGGATGCAGTTGACAGCAAAGCTGTCGCAGGATGTTGCCTTTTCGTCAAACTTCTATCGGGCGCTGGCAGCCTTTTTGAGCGATCGCCTGCGAACGACCGTCAGCCGTCTGGGCTACGGCGGCGACTCGCCCAACGTGCCCGATGACGAATCGCCGGACCACCACAACCCCCAGGTGTTCGATAACCTGGATCTGGCAAAAGCCCGCCTAGAGTGGCTAGTGACGCATTAG
- a CDS encoding ArnT family glycosyltransferase translates to MSILSYSGAKASAYPIRQDWAWITALLIVALLLMTVNLGGVPLRDWDEGTVAQVAREIWRSPPEARAWLFPTLGGEPYLNKPPLMHCLMAIAYRIGGVNEWTSRLPGAILTALSVPLLYAIGRELFPGRFPSLLSALVYLTWLPVVRNGRLAMLDGAVLCWLLLLVWCGLRSRRDTRFALGIGLSLGLICLTKGLLLGLLLGSILLVFLIWDTPRLLQQPYLWAGIALGSAPVAFWYAAQWGHYGREFLGRNLVQQSASRIWKPVEQNDGPPWYYLLEIVKYGVPWVVFLPAGIRLAQNNLIFGWAKLALVWSGLYFAAISLMSTKLPWYVLPLYPALALLVGGKLADLWREGRQVGVRQMPGEGYAPLWWWVLGGLGLLGWGGAVYLGWIQQPREVDVGIVMATLAAALTVAAVLVRRQNPQFIGVLIWGMYLSLLLLMLTPHWLWELAEAFPVQPVAALVRSHTPAGETVYSSYGDRRPSLEFYSDRRVLPANAERLQKLWTNEPQVYLLLDEAALKSLKLPQKRVLGQAEGFTLVQRVRPPVQTPPL, encoded by the coding sequence ATGTCTATTCTGAGCTACTCCGGTGCCAAAGCCAGTGCCTATCCCATCCGGCAAGATTGGGCCTGGATAACCGCGCTGCTCATCGTGGCGCTGTTGCTGATGACGGTCAACTTGGGTGGCGTGCCGCTGCGCGACTGGGACGAAGGCACCGTCGCCCAAGTGGCGCGGGAGATTTGGCGATCGCCCCCGGAAGCGCGGGCCTGGCTGTTTCCGACTTTGGGTGGCGAACCCTACCTGAATAAGCCGCCGCTGATGCACTGCCTGATGGCGATCGCCTATCGCATCGGCGGGGTTAATGAGTGGACTTCGCGGCTGCCGGGGGCGATCCTGACCGCGCTCTCGGTGCCGCTGCTATACGCCATTGGGCGCGAACTGTTTCCTGGTCGCTTTCCCTCGCTGCTGTCGGCGCTGGTCTATCTTACCTGGCTGCCTGTTGTTCGCAACGGTCGGCTGGCAATGCTGGATGGGGCCGTGCTGTGCTGGCTGTTGCTGCTGGTGTGGTGTGGGCTGCGATCGCGCCGAGACACACGCTTCGCCCTGGGAATTGGCCTTAGCTTGGGGCTGATTTGCCTGACCAAGGGACTGCTGCTGGGGCTGCTGCTGGGGAGCATTTTGCTCGTTTTCTTGATTTGGGATACGCCGCGTCTGTTGCAGCAGCCCTATCTGTGGGCGGGGATTGCTCTGGGCAGCGCTCCGGTCGCCTTCTGGTATGCAGCTCAGTGGGGGCACTATGGCAGGGAGTTTCTGGGGCGAAACCTGGTGCAGCAGTCCGCCAGCCGCATCTGGAAGCCCGTCGAGCAAAACGACGGCCCGCCCTGGTATTACCTCCTAGAAATTGTGAAGTATGGCGTGCCGTGGGTGGTGTTTCTGCCAGCGGGGATTCGCTTAGCGCAGAATAATCTGATTTTTGGTTGGGCAAAGCTGGCGCTGGTGTGGAGCGGTCTCTATTTTGCCGCCATTTCCCTCATGTCTACTAAGCTACCGTGGTACGTGCTGCCGCTGTATCCGGCGCTGGCGCTGCTGGTGGGGGGCAAACTGGCTGATCTGTGGCGGGAGGGGCGGCAGGTGGGCGTGCGGCAAATGCCGGGAGAGGGCTATGCGCCGCTCTGGTGGTGGGTGTTGGGCGGGCTGGGGCTGTTGGGCTGGGGCGGGGCGGTGTATCTGGGATGGATTCAGCAGCCACGCGAGGTGGATGTGGGGATTGTGATGGCGACGCTGGCGGCGGCGCTCACGGTGGCGGCGGTGCTGGTCAGGCGGCAAAACCCGCAGTTTATCGGTGTGTTGATTTGGGGGATGTATCTATCGCTGCTGTTGCTGATGCTGACCCCCCACTGGCTGTGGGAGTTGGCAGAGGCGTTTCCGGTTCAGCCTGTGGCGGCGCTGGTGCGATCGCACACCCCGGCCGGAGAAACGGTCTATAGCTCCTATGGCGATCGCCGCCCGTCTTTGGAGTTTTACAGCGATCGCCGGGTTCTGCCGGCCAATGCCGAGCGACTGCAAAAGCTATGGACGAACGAACCGCAGGTTTATCTCTTGTTGGATGAGGCGGCGCTGAAATCTTTGAAATTGCCTCAGAAAAGAGTTTTGGGACAAGCAGAGGGATTTACGCTGGTGCAGCGGGTGCGCCCGCCCGTGCAAACTCCGCCGCTGTGA
- a CDS encoding metallophosphoesterase family protein: MGNRRIFIGDVHGHYDGLMRLLEVIAPGARDQVYFLGDLIDRGPKSAQVVSFVRQQGYVSLLGNHEQMLLEVMPHGKLSYQALQVWLFSGGQTTMQSYGKSDDLLMEHVTWMRSLPTHLDLGDIWLSHAGMHPALSVADHTAQEYCWVRDEFHSMTRPYFPDKLIITGHTITFTLPSVPPGAIAQGRGWLDIDTGAYHPRSGWLTGLDYTHQRVYQVNAQTQEARVLPLAEASVQIDPARVMARRRQPMPLEALTKPV; the protein is encoded by the coding sequence GTGGGCAATCGGCGCATTTTTATTGGAGACGTACACGGGCACTATGATGGCTTGATGCGCCTGCTAGAGGTGATCGCCCCGGGCGCAAGGGATCAGGTCTATTTTCTTGGAGATCTGATCGATCGAGGGCCCAAAAGCGCGCAGGTGGTTTCCTTTGTGCGGCAGCAGGGCTACGTTTCGCTGCTGGGAAACCACGAGCAAATGCTGCTAGAGGTCATGCCCCACGGCAAGCTCTCCTATCAGGCGCTACAGGTGTGGCTATTTAGCGGTGGTCAGACCACGATGCAGAGCTATGGCAAGTCTGACGACCTGCTGATGGAACATGTGACCTGGATGCGATCGCTCCCTACCCACCTCGACTTGGGCGACATCTGGCTGTCTCATGCGGGAATGCACCCCGCCCTGTCCGTCGCCGACCATACTGCCCAAGAATATTGCTGGGTGCGCGACGAATTTCATAGCATGACCCGCCCCTACTTTCCCGATAAGCTCATCATCACGGGCCACACGATTACCTTTACACTGCCCAGCGTGCCGCCAGGGGCGATCGCCCAAGGGCGGGGCTGGCTCGACATCGATACTGGAGCCTATCATCCCCGCAGCGGCTGGCTCACTGGGCTAGACTATACCCACCAGCGGGTTTATCAGGTCAACGCGCAAACTCAGGAAGCGCGAGTGCTGCCCCTGGCCGAAGCATCGGTGCAAATTGACCCAGCCCGTGTGATGGCTCGCCGCCGCCAGCCGATGCCTCTGGAGGCGCTAACGAAGCCTGTATAG
- a CDS encoding DUF1995 family protein, with product MTQLPDSLDEAIAQAVRSTEAAIADGLTRLQVELLFPELPIMPVAQAFVAGFAERGSGLRVFFPDAGAAALARRDWGEVPYAVRGIEDVKTEIQPEETLILFIQPSSVEVGKVEALCQQAGDRPVVFFNPRLEDVATIGIGYAGRQLRERFLNQFQPCYSIRPLENAAVFRAYPALWQVWLEQDETYQLVAEEAQRPAGEALDTILLRAMGQEPSSPVPNRGLFAELQRFLRALSQ from the coding sequence ATGACCCAGCTTCCAGATTCTCTAGATGAGGCGATCGCCCAAGCGGTGCGATCCACCGAAGCGGCGATCGCCGACGGGCTGACGCGCCTTCAGGTAGAGCTATTGTTTCCTGAATTGCCCATAATGCCTGTGGCGCAAGCGTTTGTGGCGGGTTTTGCAGAGCGGGGCAGCGGGCTACGGGTGTTTTTCCCCGATGCAGGGGCGGCTGCCCTGGCCCGGCGCGACTGGGGCGAGGTGCCCTACGCGGTTCGCGGCATTGAGGATGTCAAGACCGAAATTCAGCCGGAGGAAACGCTGATCCTTTTTATTCAGCCGTCTTCGGTAGAGGTGGGGAAGGTCGAGGCGCTGTGTCAGCAGGCGGGCGATCGCCCGGTGGTGTTCTTCAACCCCCGGCTAGAGGATGTAGCAACCATCGGCATTGGCTATGCTGGACGGCAACTCCGGGAGCGATTCCTAAACCAGTTCCAGCCCTGCTACTCGATTCGTCCGCTAGAGAACGCCGCCGTGTTTCGCGCGTATCCCGCACTGTGGCAGGTTTGGTTAGAGCAGGACGAGACCTATCAGCTGGTCGCTGAAGAGGCGCAGCGCCCCGCCGGAGAAGCGCTAGACACGATTCTGCTGCGGGCGATGGGGCAGGAACCCAGTTCCCCCGTCCCCAATCGGGGGTTGTTTGCTGAGTTGCAGCGGTTTTTGCGGGCCCTGAGTCAGTAG
- a CDS encoding aminotransferase class V-fold PLP-dependent enzyme, which produces MLNLDSSLAQHRQQFPALSTQSYFNYGGQGPMPQGAIAAISSGHEYMQAHGPFSNRVNGWAHQQMQQVRGAIAAELQISPTTLTLTENVTVGCNIALWGLDWQAGDHIVLSDCEHPGVMGIVRELARRFDLAVSICPLLSTLNDGDPVQAIAQHLHPETRLVVISHILWNTGQVLPLAEIVALCHGYAGRRGQVRVLVDAAQSVGVLPLDLGAIAADFYAFTGHKWLCGPAGIGGLYVAPDALADLHPTFIGWRSVTKDAQGNPTGWQPDGRRFEVATSDVPLYGAMCEAIATHHRWGSAADRYRRICQLSRFLWEGLTQLPQVSCLRTAPPEAGLVSFQLADGHHDRAVQTLEQEGFLLRTLLYPNCIRACVHYFTLESEIERLLGAIANLAH; this is translated from the coding sequence ATGCTGAATCTGGACTCGTCCCTGGCACAACACCGACAGCAGTTTCCGGCATTGTCTACCCAGTCCTATTTCAACTATGGCGGACAGGGCCCGATGCCTCAGGGGGCGATCGCCGCAATTTCGTCTGGGCATGAATATATGCAGGCCCACGGGCCCTTTTCCAATAGGGTCAATGGCTGGGCCCATCAGCAGATGCAGCAGGTGCGGGGGGCGATCGCCGCTGAACTCCAGATTTCCCCCACCACGCTCACGCTGACTGAAAATGTGACCGTCGGCTGCAACATTGCCCTATGGGGGCTGGACTGGCAGGCGGGCGACCACATCGTGCTGTCGGACTGTGAGCATCCGGGCGTGATGGGCATTGTGCGGGAACTGGCCCGCCGATTTGACCTGGCAGTGTCGATTTGCCCGCTGCTGTCCACCCTCAATGATGGCGATCCGGTGCAGGCGATCGCCCAACACCTCCACCCCGAAACGCGGCTGGTTGTGATTAGCCATATTTTGTGGAACACGGGTCAGGTGTTGCCGTTGGCAGAGATTGTAGCGCTGTGTCATGGCTATGCAGGGCGGCGCGGGCAGGTGCGCGTGCTGGTGGATGCGGCGCAGTCCGTCGGTGTGTTGCCGCTGGATCTGGGGGCAATCGCCGCTGATTTTTACGCCTTTACGGGGCACAAGTGGCTGTGCGGCCCGGCGGGCATTGGCGGGCTATACGTTGCGCCCGATGCGCTCGCTGACCTGCACCCCACCTTCATCGGCTGGCGCAGCGTGACAAAAGACGCACAGGGCAACCCCACAGGCTGGCAGCCGGACGGGCGGCGGTTTGAAGTGGCGACCTCCGACGTTCCGCTGTATGGGGCGATGTGCGAGGCGATCGCCACTCACCACCGCTGGGGTAGCGCTGCCGATCGCTATCGTCGCATCTGTCAGCTCAGTCGGTTTCTGTGGGAGGGACTGACCCAACTGCCGCAGGTTTCCTGCTTGCGGACTGCACCACCAGAAGCGGGTCTGGTTTCGTTCCAGCTTGCAGACGGTCACCATGATCGGGCCGTTCAAACCTTAGAGCAAGAGGGGTTTCTCCTGCGAACGCTATTGTATCCAAATTGCATTCGCGCCTGCGTTCACTATTTCACGCTAGAGTCGGAAATTGAGCGGCTACTAGGGGCGATCGCCAATCTGGCTCACTAA